The Impatiens glandulifera chromosome 3, dImpGla2.1, whole genome shotgun sequence genome contains a region encoding:
- the LOC124932904 gene encoding peroxidase 43-like, producing the protein MFGFTKAQLRVGFYSKSCPRAESIVSSVIREATQTEPRIPALMLRLHFHDCFVEGCDGSILIDNVADPEREAFGHQGLGGFVEVEKAKQQLEVACPGVVSCADIVALAARDAVVLSKGPFYAVQTGRRDGLVSSKALASEMPDADESIQVLKSKFRAKGLTDKDLVLLSAAHTIGTTACFFITSRLYSFGGRADQSDPAINRNFLFQLKSQCPNNGDVNHRIPLDRTTGQIFDDQILRNIRDGFAVIGSDARLNDDIATKAILNMYVGGRGISKAKASFFAKEFAAAMVKMGQIGVKTGFNGEIRRKCNSFN; encoded by the exons ATGTTTGGATTCACAAAAGCCCAACTCCGAGTTGGGTTCTATTCCAAATCATGTCCCAGAGCTGAGTCTATCGTCTCCTCTGTGATCAGAGAGGCTACCCAAACAGAACCTAGAATCCCTGCATTGATGCTTAGACTCCATTTCCATGACTGTTTCGTGGAg GGTTGTGATGGGTCAATATTGATTGATAACGTAGCAGATCCTGAAAGAGAAGCATTTGGGCATCAAGGTCTTGGTGGTTTTGTTGAGGTGGAAAAAGCAAAACAACAGCTGGAAGTTGCATGTCCCGGCGTTGTTTCATGTGCCGACATTGTTGCTTTGGCTGCCCGGGATGCCGTTGTCTTG AGTAAAGGACCATTTTATGCAGTCCAAACAGGGCGCAGAGACGGCCTTGTGTCAAGCAAGGCCCTGGCTAGTGAGATGCCGGATGCTGATGAGTCCATTCAAGTCCTCAAATCTAAGTTTAGAGCCAAAGGTCTCACGGACAAGGATCTAGTGCTCTTATCtg CGGCACACACTATTGGAACCACGGCTTGCTTCTTTATCACTTCTCGACTTTATAGTTTTGGCGGAAGAGCCGATCAATCAGACCCAGCAATCAATCGCAACTTCCTTTTTCAGCTCAAATCGCAATGTCCTAATAATGGCGATGTCAATCATAGGATCCCACTTGATAGAACTACCGGTCAGATATTTGATGATCAAATACTAAGGAATATTAGGGATGGCTTTGCAGTAATCGGATCTGATGCAAGACTCAACGATGACATTGCTACTAAGGCTATATTGAATATGTACGTAGGTGGTCGAGGAATTTCTAAGGCTAAGGCGTCATTTTTCGCAAAGGAATTTGCAGCTGCTATGGTAAAGATGGGCCAAATTGGGGTCAAAACAGGGTTTAATGGAGAGATTAGAAGGAAATGCAACTCCTTCAACTAA
- the LOC124932256 gene encoding uncharacterized protein LOC124932256, which yields MHAKTDSEDTSFAPSSPARPSQFYYVQSPSRDSHDGDHKTTTSFHSTPILSSMGSPALHSSLAHHYRDSSTSTRFSASLKPSTTGSQKISPNDITSDKDKKPWKECAVIQEEGLIEEQDSSNGLPKRCYFLVFLIAFFLLFFLFSLILWGVSKSQKPEIAMKSLKFDSFTVQAGSDSTGVATDMISLNSTVKLTFRNTGTFFSVHVTSIPIDLSFNQITIASGSIKEFHQSRKSQRSVVISVIGNKIPLYGSGMTLSPTLGTTTGLKVAMKLSLVVKSRGYVFGKLVKPKFYKNIECSISFDPNKQNVVIHLKNSCTYD from the exons ATGCACGCCAAGACCGATTCCGAGGACACCAGCTTCGCACCATCTTCACCAGCCAGGCCATCGCAATTCTATTACGTCCAGAGCCCCTCCCGCGACTCTCACGATGGCGATCACAAGACTACCACCTCATTTCACTCGACACCCATCCTCAGTTCTATGGGTTCCCCGGCTCTACATTCATCTCTCGCCCACCACTACCGTGACTCCTCCACCTCCACCCGCTTCTCCGCATCCCTCAAGCCTTCAACCACCGGATCCCAAAAAATCTCCCCAAACGATATCACCTCAGACAAAGACAAGAAACCTTGGAAAGAATGTGCTGTCATCCAGGAAGAAGGACTGATAGAAGAGCAAGACTCTAGTAATGGTCTTCCAAAGCGCTGTTATTTCCTCGTCTTTCTTATCGCCTTCTTTCTACTTTTCTTTCTATTCTCTCTTATCCTCTGGGGTGTCAGCAAGTCTCAGAAGCCAGAGATCGCCATGAAG AGTTTGAAGTTTGACAGCTTTACAGTTCAAGCTGGATCTGATTCTACAGGTGTGGCAACCGATATGATATCCTTGAATTCAACTGTGAAGTTAACTTTCCGCAACACAGGCACATTCTTCAGCGTCCATGTTACCTCCATACCCATTGATCTTTCTTTCAATCAAATCACAATAGCTTCTGGATCG ATCAAAGAGTTCCATCAATCAAGAAAGAGTCAGAGAAGTGTGGTGATTTCAGTAATAGGAAATAAGATCCCATTGTATGGCAGCGGGATGACTTTGAGCCCTACGTTGGGGACGACGACGGGTTTGAAGGTGGCGATGAAGCTGAGCTTGGTGGTCAAATCGAGAGGGTATGTTTTTGGGAAATTGGTGAAGCCCAAATTTTACAAAAACATTGAATGTTCCATTTCATTTGACCCGAATAAGCAAAATGTTGTGATACATCTGAAGAATTCGTGCACATATGACTGA